The Arachis hypogaea cultivar Tifrunner chromosome 14, arahy.Tifrunner.gnm2.J5K5, whole genome shotgun sequence genome has a segment encoding these proteins:
- the LOC112742493 gene encoding protein FAR1-RELATED SEQUENCE 5-like, which yields MSGIFTDTEKNEQYQEDDDINQQEELLAFDFYLKYSKSKGFSARKSKTFKNSIGEIYKQKFVCHRQGFREEKYYTMEKRKKEPRLETRTGCEVRMDVKFVPKIGRWHIFYFSDEHNHDRLDTQFSAMLPTHRKISEVDIMQMMNMLKSGISTSQIFGLLASQAGGYEFVGYGPRDMYNEIVRQRHQISGDAARVLKKLEDMRLKDPQLYFKACHDSRGLLRNLFWSDGISQLDYQLFGDVIDFDATYKKNKYSCPLVIFSGVNHHNQTIVFVAALIVDETTDAYIWHLRQLMFAMKGKTPTSIITDGAMAIRNAVREVFFEVRHRLCDWHLIRNATSNVENPSFTFKFRKIMLGDYEIFVFKRKWVQLIEEFGLEDKPWVNNMYEEKHMWATAYIRGKFFASFRTTSRCEGLHSVVARLV from the exons ATGTCAGGTATATTTACGGACACTGAGAAGAATGAGCAATACCAGGAGGACGATGACATTAACCAACAAGAAGAGCTA CTTGCATTTGATTTTTATCTGAAGTACTCAAAGTCGAAGGGTTTTAGTGCAAGGAAGAGCAAGACCTTCAAGAATAGTATTGGCGAGATTTACAAACAAAAGTTTGTATGTCATAGGCAAGGATTCAGGGAGGAGAAATATTACACGATggaaaaaaggaagaaggagcCTAGATTGGAAACAAGAACTGGGTGTGAAGTCCGAATGGATGTTAAATTTGTACCAAAAATTGGAAGGTGGCATATCTTTTATTTCTCTGACGAACACAACCATGATCGATTGGATACACAATTCAGTGCTATGTTGCCTACCCACAGAAAAATATCAGAGGTAGATATTATGCAAATGATGAACATGCTAAAGTCTGGGATTAGCACTTCACAGATATTTGGTCTTCTAGCTAGTCAAGCAGGCGGGTATGAATTTGTTGGCTATGGTCCCAGAGATATGTACAATGAGATTGTTCGGCAAAGGCATCAAATTTCTGGTGATGCGGCACGAGTGTTAAAGAAGTTGGAGGATATGCGGTTGAAGGATCCACAATTATATTTCAAGGCATGTCATGATTCAAGAGGTTTGTTACGTAACTTGTTCTGGTCTGACGGGATTAGCCAACTAGACTACCAACTCTTTGGAGATGTTATTGATTTTGATGCTACGTACAAGAAGAACAAGTATAGTTGTCCATTAGTCATATTTAGCGGGGTTAACCACCACAACCAAACAATTGTTTTTGTTGCTGCGTTAATTGTGGACGAAACTACTGATGCATATATTTGGCACCTGCGTCAGctcatgtttgcaatgaagggTAAGACCCCGACCTCAATAATAACTGATGGGGCCATGGCGATTAGGAATGCAGTAAGAGAAGTATTTTTCGAAGTCAGACATAGATTATGCGATTGGCACCTTATTCGAAATGCAACTAGTAATGTTGAAAATCCATCGTTTACATTTAAATTCAGAAAAATCATGTTGGGAGATTACGAGATTTTCGTGTTTAAGCGTAAGTGGGTTCAGCTTATTGAAGAATTTGGCCTTGAGGATAAGCCGTGGGTGAATAACATGTATGAAGAGAAGCATATGTGGGCTACTGCATATATAAGAGGAAAATTCTTTGCTAGCTTTAGAACTACCTCAAGATGTGAAGGTTTACACTCAGTTGTGGCAAG ACTTGTATAG
- the LOC112741940 gene encoding protein argonaute 2: protein MDRGGYNQRRGGGNARGDGGGGRMRGRARGRNFSQPRRQPADSGGGRGTAGRGFYPQPPPPQWQPRQQNTISGGTSTATGSGTAPPSLVSPPSNPHPPSQKVVPVAGMGTIGTSSDSNETISPIQRPDAGGKLAVKTKTLQVNHFSVKFNPKSRIIHYNVDVSPQSPPQPGRPPRRISKTELSLIRDKLFLDRPELPLGMTAYDGEKNIFSMVSLPEEAFVVEVSKGEDERPTGFIVTLTLVNILEMSRLEDYIRGRALSIPRVILQGVDVVFKENPTKCTVPVGRCFYPMNPKFRETNLQPGVIAVGGFQHSLKPTRQGLSLCLDYSVLSFKKQMSVLDFLHEQITGFNLREFGRYRKHVENVLIGLKVHVTHRRTKQKYTVARLTGKDTRQINFPAVDAQGNPTGQLSLVGYFQNRYQIDIRYKDIPALDFGGNKTNYVPMELCVLVEGQRYPKEYLGSNAAKNLKDMCLPPPRVRQDAIQAMVNSRCGPCGGDIVGNFEMNVSNVMTTVTGRVLGPPKLKLSDPSGRTIHMALTPEKCQWNLVEKSMVEGKPVECWGILDFTLRSRCVFFDNRFISKLIEKYNKFGIIMKEPVWIEKTDMLKLGNYNQLSDLLEKINDAVSRKYRCRLQFLLCVMASKDPGYKCLKWIAETKVGIVTQCCLSGNANSAKDQYLTNLALKINAKIGGSNVELINRLPHFEGDGHVMFIGADVNHPASRDANSPSMAAVVATVNWPAANRYAARVCAQEHRTEKILNFGEVCLELVSCYERLNGAKPEKIVIFRDGVSESQFQMVLGEELQDLKRTFERANYSPTITLIVAQKRHQTRLFPSPAENEMTSATRGNVLPGTVVDTVIIHPFEFDFYLVSHHGSLGTSKPTHYHVLWDEHDFTSDKLQELIYDMCFTFARCTKPVSLVPPVYYADLAAYRGRQYYEAKIGMQSPYSATSSSSSPLASSVSSATSNSNDMDFYKLHSDLENIMFFI, encoded by the exons ATGGACAGAGGCGGTTACAATCAGAGACGTGGTGGTGGTAACGCCAGAGGCGACGGAGGAGGAGGCCGCATGAGAGGAAGAGCAAGAGGAAGAAACTTTTCCCAACCCCGACGGCAACCGGCTGACAGTGGCGGAGGAAGAGGCACCGCCGGCAGAGGATTTTATccgcaaccaccaccaccacagtgGCAGCCAAGGCAGCAGAACACCATCTCCGGGGGCACATCAACCGCAACCGGCAGCGGAACCGCACCTCCAAGTCTCGTTTCCCCTCCGTCAAACCCTCATCCTCCCTCTCAAAAAG TTGTTCCGGTTGCCGGAATGGGAACGATTGGAACGTCTTCAGACTCCAATGAAACGATCTCACCAATTCAGAGGCCCGACGCCGGTGGCAAGCTGGCGGTTAAGACCAAGACTCTTCAGGTGAACCATTTTTCAGTGAAATTCAACCCGAAGAGCAGGATCATACACTATAATGTCGATGTGAGTCCCCAATCGCCGCCACAACCAGGCCGTCCACCGAGGAGGATATCAAAGACCGAACTGTCATTGATCCGTGACAAGTTGTTCCTTGACCGTCCGGAGCTGCCGCTAGGGATGACTGCCTACGATGGTGAGAAGAACATTTTTAGCATGGTTAGTTTGCCCGAAGAGGCTTTTGTGGTGGAAGTGTCCAAGGGAGAGGACGAGAGGCCCACAGGATTCATCGTGACGTTGACTCTAGTCAACATTCTTGAGATGAGTAGGTTGGAGGATTACATCAGAGGCAGGGCATTGTCAATCCCCAGAGTGATCTTGCAGGGTGTGGATGTGGTCTTCAAGGAGAATCCAACAAAATGTACTGTTCCGGTTGGTCGCTGCTTCTACCCAATGAACCCGAAATTTAGAGAGACGAATCTTCAGCCTGGTGTGATTGCTGTTGGAGGGTTTCAGCATAGTCTCAAACCAACCCGTCAAGGACTGTCATTGTGCTTGGATTATTCGGTTTTGTCTTTCAAGAAACAAATGTCAGTGCTGGATTTCCTTCATGAACAGATTACCGGTTTCAATTTGCGCGAATTCGGAAGGTATAGAAAACATGTTGAAAATGTGCTAATTGGTTTGAAGGTTCATGTCACCCACCGGAGGACCAAACAGAAGTACACAGTTGCTCGATTAACTGGCAAGGACACACGACAAATCAATTTCCCTGCCGTGGATGCACAGGGGAACCCCACTGGGCAGCTTAGCCTTGTTGGCTACTTCCAGAATAGGTATCAGATTGATATCAGGTACAAGGACATCCCTGCATTGGATTTTGGAGGTAACAAGACCAACTATGTGCCAATGGAACTTTGTGTCTTGGTTGAGGGTCAGAGGTATCCCAAAGAGTATTTGGGTAGCAATGCTGcgaaaaatttgaaagatatgTGCCTGCCTCCACCGAGAGTGAGGCAAGATGCAATACAGGCGATGGTGAATTCAAGATGTGGACCCTGTGG GGGTGATATCGTTGGAAATTTTGAAATGAATGTCAGCAATGTTATGACAACAGTGACTGGCCGTGTACTTGGACCCCCAAAACTGAAGCTTAGCGATCCAAGTGGCAGGACTATCCATATGGCATTGACTCCAGAGAAGTGCCAATGGAATTTAGTTGAGAAGTCAATGGTTGAAGGTAAGCCAGTTGAGTGTTGGGGCATTCTTGATTTCACCCTCCGCAGTAGATGTGTCTTTTTCGATAATAGATTCATTTCTAAGCTTATTGAGAAGTACAATAAATTTGGCATCATCATGAAGGAGCCAGTTTGGATAGAAAAAACAGACATGTTGAAACTTGGAAACTATAATCAGCTTTCTGACTTACTTGAAAAGATTAATGATGCGGTTTCCAGAAAATATAGATGCCGGCTGCAATTTCTTCTTTGTGTAATGGCCTCCAAAGATCCAGGTTACAAGTGCCTCAAGTGGATTGCTGAGACCAAGGTCGGCATTGTGACACAGTGCTGCTTGTCGGGTAATGCTAATTCTGCAAAAGATCAATATCTTACTAATCTTGCTCTCAAGATCAATGCGAAAATTGGAGGCAGCAATGTGGAGCTTATTAATAGGCTTCCTCACTTTGAGGGCGATGGTCATGTTATGTTTATCGGGGCTGATGTAAATCATCCGGCTTCCAGGGATGCAAATAGTCCATCAATGGCTGCTGTGGTTGCCACTGTTAATTGGCCGGCTGCAAACCGCTATGCTGCTCGAGTTTGTGCTCAAGAGCATCGCACTGAGAAGATTTTGAACTTTGGAGAAGTTTGCCTTGAGCTTGTTTCATGTTATGAAAGGCTGAATGGAGCCAAGCCTGAAAAGATTGTTATCTTCCGTGATGGGGTCAGTGAAAGTCAATTTCAGATGGTTCTTGGTGAAGAGCTTCAGGATTTGAAGAGGACCTTCGAACGTGCAAATTATTCCCCAACCATCACTCTTATTGTGGCACAAAAGCGACACCAGACTCGACTCTTCCCTTCTCCTGCTGAGAATGAGATGACATCTGCTACTCGCGGCAATGTGTTGCCTGGAACAGTGGTGGATACAGTAATCATCCACCCCTTTGAGTTTGACTTTTATCTGGTTAGTCACCATGGAAGCCTGGGAACAAGCAAGCCCACTCATTACCATGTCTTGTGGGATGAGCACGATTTCACATCAGATAAACTCCAGGAACTGATATATGACATGTGCTTTACATTTGCGCGGTGCACGAAACCTGTGTCTTTAGTCCCTCCGGTGTACTATGCTGACCTTGCTGCATACAGAGGACGACAATACTATGAAGCAAAGATTGGGATGCAATCTCCGTATTCAGCTACATCTTCCTCATCATCACCTTTGGCTTCATCCGTTTCTTCAGCTACTTCAAATTCGAATGATATGGATTTCTACAAACTGCATTCTGATCTGGAAAATATAATGTTCTTCATCTAA